TTAAAACTGCTTTATCAGAAGCTCAAAAAGAAGGATATGCAGAAGCAGACCCAACCCTTGATATAAACGGAACAGATGCTGCCCATAAAATAGCTATATTGTCATCTCTTGCATTTGGTGGATATGTAGATTTTTCAAAAATATATAAAGAAGGAATAGAAAATATAGATATACTTGATATAGAACTTGGAAAAGAGCTTGGATATATATTAAAGCTATTAGCAATAGGTAAAGCCCACGGAGAAGAGGTTGAGATAAGAGTAAATCCTACATTTTTACCGGCTAATCATCCTTTATCTAAGGTTGATGGAGTGTTTAATGCAGTAATGGTTGAAGGAGATAGTGTTGGAGAAACTATGTTTTACGGAAAAGGAGCCGGAAGCCTACCAACAGCAAGTGCAGTAGTTAGTGATATTGTAGATATTGCAAAAAGTATATCCTTAAATATAGGTAGAGAGATAGAAATAACATCTTTAAATTGGCAACATAAAGATTTAAATCTTACAAAGGTAAAAGATTTCTTTACAAGATATTATGTAAGATTTACTGTTCCTGATATTACCGGTATTCTTGCAAAAGTTGCAACAATTTTTGCAAAATATAATATAAGTATAGCGGCAGTTATCCAAAAAGAAAAAGTATTGCAAAAATATCAGAAAAATGATGAAAAGATAGTTCCACTTGTTATATTAACCCATACTGCTTCTGAAAATAGTATCCAAAAAGCAATAAAAGAGATAGAAGAAAATAATTTAACCAGAGAGAAAACAGTATTAATAAGAGTAGAAGATGAAGATAGATAAAAAAACGGCAGGATTAATATTTGCACCTTTAATAGCAACTTTATTATATATAGCTCCTTATGATATA
This region of Venenivibrio stagnispumantis genomic DNA includes:
- a CDS encoding homoserine dehydrogenase, with the translated sequence MKTINVAIVGYGVVGNGVAKILEEKRELIRKKSNVDINLKKVFTRNWNKKFPYEIDKSKRVNSIDDILNDEDIDIIVEVVGGIEFPYKLMMEAINKNKNIVTANKALLAEKGKEIFKEAEKKNIRIGFEAAVAGGIPIIKALREGLIANNINKIYGILNGTTNYILTSMYKEGKDFKTALSEAQKEGYAEADPTLDINGTDAAHKIAILSSLAFGGYVDFSKIYKEGIENIDILDIELGKELGYILKLLAIGKAHGEEVEIRVNPTFLPANHPLSKVDGVFNAVMVEGDSVGETMFYGKGAGSLPTASAVVSDIVDIAKSISLNIGREIEITSLNWQHKDLNLTKVKDFFTRYYVRFTVPDITGILAKVATIFAKYNISIAAVIQKEKVLQKYQKNDEKIVPLVILTHTASENSIQKAIKEIEENNLTREKTVLIRVEDEDR